A stretch of DNA from Blastocatellia bacterium:
TTGATGTTTAGCTTGACCAGCTCGCTGACGCGCATGCCCGTTGCGTAGAGCATTTCCAAGATGGCTCGATCACGCTTGCCAAGCGACGTTTGTGTATCAGGCGTTTCGATGAATTGAATCACGGCGTCAATGGACAAGTGGCGCGGCAATTTCTTTTCCAATCGAGGACTCGACACCAGTTGCGCCGGATTCATGTCGAGCACCTGCTCGCGGCAGAGGAACTTGAAAAAGCTGCGAAGTGTCGCCAGTTTTCGCGCAATGGAAGTCTTCTTTTTCTTTTGACTGTACAGCATGGCCATGAATTCGCGGATTGTCAGGTTATCAATTTGACGAATGTTGACGGGACGCCGCTGACCGCTGGCATCCACCGGCGCGAGGTAATCATAGAACTGGCCTAAATCAATCCGATAATTTCGCAGCGTGTGGTCGGACATATTCTTCTCGTACTTGAGATGCTCAAGAAATTGTTCAATGTACTGTTGCATCGGTCCTCCCGCATCAATGAGGTTCAGGCGTCAATTAAACGCCTGCTGATGGCCTGTGGTTGATCGGCTGACCGCTTCTTGATGGTTGACAATAGGCCGCCGCTCAGGCGGACGTCTCAGCTCAACAAGGCTTTCATTTCGACCAATAGTAGCCATGTCGTGCATACGCCTGCATATTCGGTCGTTTGACACGCACAACCAGTTCCCGATAGGTTTTCTCCGGCGCCTCCTCGGATGAGACAAAGCCGAGCACATACTGAGTTCGCAACAGCTCAGCTAGCCGAGCGAGCACCGGATCAAGCTCTTCAGCGCGATCAGGAAAGAAGACCTGACCGCCAGTTTGTTGAGTCAGCGTTTCCAACGTTCGCTCGCCAACCAATTCGCGCAGGTTGGCCGAGCTGGCTCGCCCAGCCGTGTTGATCGCATACACGACCACATCGTGCCACTGAAGCACTTTCAACGTTTGCTGTAAGGTTGCCCGGCTGATGGTGTCGCGTCCGTCAGAAAAGATGAAGATCACCCGTCGTCCTTGCCGTTGACTGAGCGCATCAGCAGCCAAGCAAATGCCATCATACAACGCTGTCGCTCCTTTCGCCGACAAGCGCGTGATGGTTGAAGTTAACAAATTGATGTCAGAC
This window harbors:
- the xerC gene encoding tyrosine recombinase XerC; this encodes MQQYIEQFLEHLKYEKNMSDHTLRNYRIDLGQFYDYLAPVDASGQRRPVNIRQIDNLTIREFMAMLYSQKKKKTSIARKLATLRSFFKFLCREQVLDMNPAQLVSSPRLEKKLPRHLSIDAVIQFIETPDTQTSLGKRDRAILEMLYATGMRVSELVKLNINDIDFTHMSVRIKGKGRKERIVPFGQKAKEALENYMTVRGEFLAQAPEDAREPLALFLNYLGTRITTRSVGRLIAKYAKICPAVDQSVSPHSFRHSFATHLLDAGADLRAIQELLGHARLSTTQQYTHVSMEKLIEVYDRAHPKA
- a CDS encoding VWA domain-containing protein: MRSNTGRMMIIIRLCLMLLASMPASSALSAITIQSASTSQQDEPVRLRADLVVVVVTVVDAAGASVTTLKADDFEILENGNPQKISTFARHDDVPLHLVLVFDISGSVKSRLGFAKDSVVRFLKALVRSDDGVAIVSVSTDVVLEQSFTSDINLLTSTITRLSAKGATALYDGICLAADALSQRQGRRVIFIFSDGRDTISRATLQQTLKVLQWHDVVVYAINTAGRASSANLRELVGERTLETLTQQTGGQVFFPDRAEELDPVLARLAELLRTQYVLGFVSSEEAPEKTYRELVVRVKRPNMQAYARHGYYWSK